Proteins encoded in a region of the Bacillus sp. T3 genome:
- the ltrA gene encoding group II intron reverse transcriptase/maturase, producing the protein MLMEQVLSRDNLLNAIKRVEKNKGKHGVDEMPVTALRGHIMLNWNELRQSLADGTYIPLPVRRVEIPKPDGKGKRKLGIPTVTDRFIQQAITQVLTKIYDPSFSKCSFGFRPRRRAHDAVILAQSYIEEGYRWVVDIDLEKFFDKVNHDRLMSKLATRIQDKTLLHLIRKYLSSGVMKGGLVSPNLEGTPQGGPLSPLLSNIVLDELDKELERRGHRFVRYADDCNIYVKSKRAGERVMVAMTRFIEGKLKLKVNREKSAVDRPWKRKFLGFSFSSNLKPKVRISPQSIKRFKDKIRKLTSRRKSIAMEVRINKLNEYLVGWVNYYHLADTRSVFAKLEGWLNRRLRMIRWKEWKLPKTKVKKLIELGVPKGKAYEWGNTRKAYWRISKSPILQKTLRNTYWHSLGLKSITARYDSQRLT; encoded by the coding sequence ATGTTAATGGAACAAGTCCTGTCACGGGATAATCTACTTAACGCTATTAAAAGAGTAGAAAAGAATAAAGGGAAACATGGAGTTGACGAAATGCCCGTCACGGCTCTACGCGGACATATCATGCTTAACTGGAATGAACTGCGTCAATCCCTAGCAGATGGGACCTATATTCCTCTCCCAGTCCGTCGAGTCGAAATCCCGAAACCAGATGGCAAAGGAAAAAGGAAATTAGGAATCCCAACCGTGACAGACCGTTTCATTCAACAGGCAATCACCCAAGTGCTAACCAAAATATATGACCCAAGTTTCTCAAAATGTAGCTTTGGATTTCGTCCTAGGAGGCGAGCCCATGATGCAGTAATTTTGGCCCAAAGTTATATAGAGGAAGGATATCGATGGGTTGTAGACATCGACCTTGAAAAATTCTTTGATAAAGTTAATCACGATAGATTAATGAGTAAATTAGCTACTAGAATTCAAGACAAAACTTTACTCCATTTGATACGGAAATATTTATCCTCGGGTGTAATGAAAGGCGGACTTGTCAGTCCTAATCTTGAAGGAACTCCGCAAGGAGGGCCGCTAAGCCCCTTGCTTTCTAATATCGTCTTGGATGAATTGGATAAAGAACTCGAGCGAAGAGGACATAGATTCGTTCGATACGCAGATGACTGTAATATTTACGTCAAATCCAAACGTGCAGGAGAGAGAGTAATGGTTGCGATGACTCGGTTTATTGAAGGGAAACTTAAGTTGAAAGTTAACAGGGAAAAAAGTGCTGTTGACCGACCTTGGAAAAGGAAGTTTCTTGGATTTAGCTTTTCAAGCAACTTAAAACCGAAGGTTAGGATTTCACCACAGTCTATTAAGCGATTTAAGGATAAAATCAGGAAGCTAACGAGTAGACGTAAATCAATCGCAATGGAAGTAAGGATCAATAAGCTTAATGAATATCTGGTTGGTTGGGTTAACTATTATCACCTTGCGGATACACGCTCCGTATTTGCAAAACTAGAAGGATGGTTAAACCGAAGGTTAAGGATGATTCGATGGAAAGAATGGAAACTCCCAAAAACTAAGGTAAAGAAGCTTATCGAACTGGGAGTACCAAAAGGGAAAGCATATGAATGGGGAAATACGAGAAAGGCTTACTGGAGAATATCTAAAAGCCCTATCCTACAGAAAACACTAAGGAATACCTATTGGCATTCCTTAGGATTAAAAAGTATTACTGCAAGATATGACTCACAGCGTTTGACTTAA
- the sspO gene encoding small acid-soluble spore protein O, which translates to MSKRKANHVIPGMNAAKSQGIGAGFNEEYSNEPLTEMQKQNNKKRKKNQ; encoded by the coding sequence TTGTCTAAACGAAAAGCAAATCATGTCATTCCAGGGATGAATGCAGCTAAGTCTCAAGGGATCGGTGCGGGTTTTAATGAAGAATACTCAAACGAGCCTTTAACGGAAATGCAAAAACAAAATAATAAAAAACGAAAGAAAAATCAATAG
- a CDS encoding PspA/IM30 family protein, with protein MGIFKRIKSIVVADINCAIDKMEDPTTMLKQYLRELEEEIKKGENALANQLFIEKKYEALITEAQSVIEKRARQAQLAVDQNEEDIAKLALQDKIAQEKKLTIAKATYETVKKQTTTVYAQVKKLKETYEELQQKNLLSSQEQMLLRLRIK; from the coding sequence ATGGGTATTTTTAAAAGAATAAAAAGTATAGTAGTTGCCGATATCAATTGTGCAATCGATAAGATGGAAGATCCTACTACTATGTTGAAGCAATATTTAAGAGAGTTAGAAGAAGAAATCAAAAAGGGAGAAAATGCCCTAGCTAATCAGCTTTTTATTGAAAAAAAATATGAAGCCCTGATTACTGAAGCACAAAGCGTGATTGAAAAGCGAGCTCGACAAGCGCAATTAGCCGTGGATCAAAATGAAGAAGACATTGCGAAACTTGCATTGCAGGATAAAATTGCTCAGGAGAAAAAACTGACGATCGCAAAGGCTACATACGAAACGGTAAAAAAGCAAACGACAACCGTTTATGCACAAGTAAAAAAATTAAAAGAAACATACGAGGAGCTTCAACAAAAAAACTTGCTCTCATCGCAAGAGCAAATGTTGCTGAGGTTACGAATCAAGTAA
- a CDS encoding response regulator transcription factor: protein MKILMIEDNESVCSMVEMFFLKEGIQGEFVNDGLEGLQRYKDGDWDLLIVDWMLPNMDGVTICRKIREENKTIPIIMLTAKDTESDQVLGLEMGADDYVTKPFSPLALMARIKAVSRRAGNAAKEDESLRNHFLETQFFRISKETREVFLNDEQITNLTPKEFDLLYYFIEHPRQVFSREQLLERVWGYQYYGDERTVDVHIKRLRSKIGTAKQPFLQTVWGVGYKFDESVVEDEA from the coding sequence ATGAAAATATTAATGATTGAGGACAATGAGAGCGTTTGTTCGATGGTTGAAATGTTCTTTCTTAAAGAAGGCATACAAGGTGAATTTGTAAATGATGGTCTTGAAGGCTTGCAACGGTATAAGGACGGTGACTGGGACTTACTGATCGTCGATTGGATGCTGCCTAATATGGATGGAGTAACCATTTGCCGGAAAATCCGAGAAGAAAACAAAACCATTCCGATTATCATGCTCACGGCGAAAGACACTGAATCCGATCAGGTATTAGGGCTTGAGATGGGTGCCGATGATTATGTGACAAAGCCGTTTAGTCCACTCGCGTTAATGGCAAGAATCAAAGCAGTTTCACGCCGAGCTGGAAATGCAGCAAAGGAGGATGAATCGCTTCGTAATCATTTTTTAGAGACACAGTTTTTTAGAATCAGTAAAGAAACAAGGGAAGTATTTCTAAATGATGAACAGATTACCAATCTCACTCCGAAGGAATTCGACCTTCTTTATTATTTTATCGAACATCCCCGTCAGGTATTTTCGCGTGAACAGCTGTTGGAGCGTGTCTGGGGCTATCAATATTATGGGGATGAACGGACCGTCGATGTCCACATTAAACGGTTACGCAGTAAAATTGGCACAGCAAAGCAGCCCTTCCTTCAAACCGTTTGGGGTGTAGGCTATAAGTTTGATGAGTCGGTGGTAGAGGATGAAGCTTAA
- the selA gene encoding L-seryl-tRNA(Sec) selenium transferase has protein sequence MKHLLRLLPPVHELQREPRFLQMASENGVESSYLTNILKQTLDTVREELLMGIWKGSEPGTAFFTEELYALVEATVKNKTSYTLKRVINATGTILHTNLGRARLSDRAAAHVLDTAQNYSNLEYKIEEGERGSRHSHVETLIKEITGAEAAMVVNNNAAAVYLVLRSLAFEKEVIVSRGQLVEIGGSFRISSIMEESGARLVEVGTTNKTHLYDYENALSCDTAMILKVHTSNFKTIGFTKSVETDQLVQLAQRQDDVIFYEDLGSGVLYDFKQHGIGDEPVVREVLSTGADLVSFSGDKLLGGPQAGIIAGKKALIDRLKKHQLARVLRVDKMTLAALEGTLIDYVKGGSDLKNIPTIRDLLYTQEELMVRAEAFALKVPSEFKVRTLNGTSQVGGGTMPDVELPTTVVAMKHTHINAEHLARKLRLEHVPSIIVRIQNEEIHLDLRTVTKDEEMIIIDAFKKVAAGS, from the coding sequence TTGAAACATTTACTTCGGTTATTACCCCCTGTTCATGAGCTTCAACGAGAGCCACGGTTTTTACAAATGGCTTCTGAGAACGGGGTAGAGTCCAGCTATTTAACGAATATACTTAAACAGACACTCGATACAGTGAGAGAAGAATTATTAATGGGTATTTGGAAAGGCTCTGAACCGGGGACTGCATTTTTCACAGAGGAATTGTATGCTCTTGTCGAGGCCACTGTAAAAAATAAAACAAGCTACACATTAAAACGGGTTATCAATGCGACAGGAACAATCCTGCATACAAATTTGGGACGAGCACGGTTGAGTGATCGTGCTGCAGCGCATGTCCTTGACACTGCCCAAAATTATTCTAACCTTGAGTATAAAATTGAAGAAGGAGAACGAGGCTCGCGACATAGTCATGTTGAGACACTTATTAAGGAAATCACCGGAGCAGAGGCAGCTATGGTCGTTAACAATAACGCAGCTGCGGTCTATCTTGTGCTACGCTCATTAGCTTTTGAAAAAGAAGTGATTGTCTCAAGAGGGCAGCTCGTTGAGATAGGTGGTTCATTCCGAATTTCCTCGATAATGGAAGAAAGCGGGGCTAGACTAGTAGAGGTTGGGACGACCAATAAAACCCATTTATACGATTATGAAAATGCATTATCCTGCGATACCGCTATGATATTAAAGGTACATACTAGTAATTTTAAAACAATCGGTTTTACAAAATCTGTGGAAACAGATCAATTAGTGCAATTAGCGCAAAGACAAGACGACGTCATTTTTTATGAGGATCTTGGTAGTGGAGTTTTGTATGATTTTAAACAGCATGGAATCGGGGATGAGCCGGTTGTTAGGGAGGTTTTAAGCACGGGTGCTGATCTCGTTTCTTTTAGTGGTGATAAGCTTCTTGGCGGGCCACAAGCTGGAATTATTGCAGGAAAAAAAGCGTTAATTGATAGGCTGAAGAAACATCAGCTGGCTCGTGTGCTTCGGGTCGATAAAATGACATTAGCCGCATTGGAAGGAACATTAATCGATTACGTTAAAGGCGGATCGGATTTAAAAAATATCCCGACGATTCGTGATTTATTATATACCCAAGAAGAATTAATGGTTCGTGCCGAAGCTTTTGCGTTAAAAGTACCTAGTGAGTTTAAAGTCCGCACCCTAAATGGTACCAGCCAAGTTGGAGGGGGAACGATGCCGGATGTTGAATTGCCAACTACTGTCGTTGCAATGAAGCATACTCACATAAATGCTGAGCACTTAGCGAGAAAGCTTCGATTGGAACATGTCCCATCGATTATTGTTCGAATTCAAAACGAAGAAATTCATCTAGATCTACGCACTGTAACGAAAGATGAAGAAATGATCATCATTGATGCATTTAAAAAGGTTGCAGCTGGCTCCTAA
- a CDS encoding PspA/IM30 family protein codes for MKRNIRGASTKKLALIARANVAEVTNQVNGSLASFSPESAVKGFARMEEQILNLEAKASASQSFYEMNLSKEAQYLNKALQDEVQIELEKLKQAKTTTV; via the coding sequence ATTAAAAGAAACATACGAGGAGCTTCAACAAAAAAACTTGCTCTCATCGCAAGAGCAAATGTTGCTGAGGTTACGAATCAAGTAAATGGATCTCTTGCATCGTTTTCTCCAGAGAGTGCAGTTAAAGGTTTTGCACGAATGGAGGAGCAAATATTAAATTTAGAGGCAAAAGCCAGTGCTTCACAGTCCTTTTATGAAATGAATTTATCAAAAGAAGCACAGTATTTAAATAAAGCCCTTCAAGACGAAGTTCAAATAGAGCTTGAAAAACTTAAACAAGCGAAAACGACTACTGTTTAA
- a CDS encoding S1C family serine protease: MENYEGQERQIVVHKQSKGKQFVSTVTGGIIGSVLTLAVITSPYSSQVLDRLNINIGNETQQTAKTETTNVATKTTPVTAKKTNNSQSSSISDMVASASQSIVGVSNIQQSSNRFSQQVQEVESGTGSGVIFKKDGNKAYIVTNNHVIEGASQVEITLADGEKTSAKIIGADALTDLAVLEIDGKYVSSVLSFGDSSTLRAGDEVVAIGNPLGLDLSGTVTQGIVSGTDRSMAVSTSSGEWDLNVIQTDAAINPGNSGGALLNTEGLVIGINSLKISEDGVEGLGFAIPSNDVIPIVNELIEKGEISRPYLGVSLADLEQIPAQYLQDLPENINYGTMVTNVDSSSNAGKAGLEVQDVIVSFNGTKVEGASDLRKILYTDVKVGDKVKLEVYRNGELKTFTVTLAK; the protein is encoded by the coding sequence ATGGAAAATTATGAAGGTCAAGAACGTCAAATCGTCGTTCATAAACAGTCTAAAGGAAAACAATTTGTATCAACTGTAACTGGTGGAATTATTGGATCGGTGCTAACCCTTGCCGTTATTACAAGTCCTTATTCAAGCCAAGTACTCGATCGATTAAATATTAATATTGGGAACGAAACTCAACAAACCGCAAAAACAGAAACTACCAATGTGGCGACCAAAACCACACCGGTTACAGCAAAAAAAACAAATAATTCTCAAAGCTCATCGATTTCCGACATGGTGGCATCTGCATCACAATCAATCGTAGGTGTATCAAATATTCAACAGTCAAGTAACCGTTTTTCCCAGCAAGTACAGGAGGTCGAAAGCGGGACAGGCTCAGGAGTTATTTTTAAGAAAGATGGAAATAAGGCCTATATCGTGACGAATAATCATGTCATTGAAGGTGCTAGTCAAGTGGAGATTACGCTTGCGGATGGTGAAAAAACGTCGGCAAAAATTATCGGTGCTGATGCGCTTACCGATTTAGCAGTACTAGAAATTGATGGTAAATATGTGAGCTCCGTGCTCAGCTTTGGTGATTCATCAACATTGCGTGCAGGAGATGAGGTCGTTGCAATCGGTAACCCACTTGGTCTTGATCTTTCAGGTACCGTTACTCAAGGGATTGTTAGCGGAACCGATCGTTCTATGGCAGTGTCAACCTCAAGTGGAGAATGGGATTTAAATGTCATTCAGACTGATGCGGCTATTAACCCAGGCAATAGCGGCGGTGCACTTTTAAATACGGAAGGGCTTGTTATTGGGATTAACAGCTTGAAAATTTCAGAAGATGGTGTGGAAGGCTTAGGCTTTGCGATCCCTAGTAATGATGTCATTCCGATTGTGAATGAATTGATCGAAAAAGGTGAAATTTCTCGACCTTACTTAGGAGTTAGCCTGGCTGATCTAGAGCAAATCCCTGCACAATATCTACAGGACCTACCAGAAAATATTAACTATGGAACGATGGTAACAAATGTGGATTCAAGTTCTAATGCAGGTAAAGCAGGTCTTGAGGTCCAAGATGTGATTGTATCCTTTAATGGAACAAAGGTCGAAGGAGCAAGTGATTTAAGAAAAATTCTTTATACAGATGTAAAAGTCGGAGACAAAGTGAAGTTAGAAGTTTATCGAAATGGAGAATTAAAAACGTTTACGGTTACGTTAGCTAAATAA
- a CDS encoding peptidylprolyl isomerase, with protein sequence MLAKLKTRKGILFISSGVLLVASIILIAYFSLKKDIAAEVNGEKITKDELYSLLEEQYGEEALDTLISEKLIQQEADKEKISVSTSEIDEEIAALQESYGGKEAFESMLESSGYTLDYVKNDIKSYLTSKKLLEPGIKVTEKEMKEYFEENKATFNEGEQVKASHILVEDEATAKEVKEKLDKGEDFAKLAKEYSTDTTTKDNGGDLGFFAEGEMVAEFDEVAFALAVNEISDPVKTDYGYHIIKVVEKKDAAEAKYEDHKEEIKATLIDQKLQTEYTSWLEDKKADADIKKY encoded by the coding sequence ATGTTAGCAAAATTAAAAACACGCAAAGGGATTTTATTTATATCATCAGGAGTATTGCTTGTTGCTTCGATCATCCTAATTGCCTATTTCAGTTTGAAAAAAGATATAGCTGCAGAAGTTAATGGTGAGAAAATCACAAAGGATGAATTGTATAGCCTGCTTGAAGAACAGTATGGAGAAGAAGCATTAGATACGCTTATCTCTGAAAAATTAATACAACAAGAAGCAGATAAAGAAAAAATTTCTGTTTCCACAAGTGAAATCGATGAAGAAATAGCTGCACTACAGGAATCTTATGGAGGAAAAGAGGCCTTTGAATCAATGTTAGAATCAAGTGGCTATACACTAGACTATGTAAAAAATGATATTAAATCCTATTTAACTTCCAAAAAACTATTAGAGCCAGGGATTAAGGTTACCGAAAAGGAAATGAAAGAATACTTTGAGGAAAATAAAGCAACCTTCAATGAAGGAGAACAAGTAAAGGCGAGTCATATATTAGTTGAAGATGAAGCCACGGCTAAAGAAGTGAAGGAAAAACTTGATAAAGGTGAAGATTTCGCCAAGTTGGCAAAGGAGTATTCAACCGACACGACCACTAAGGATAATGGTGGGGATCTTGGATTCTTTGCTGAGGGTGAAATGGTTGCCGAATTTGATGAAGTTGCTTTTGCTTTAGCTGTGAATGAAATAAGTGATCCCGTCAAAACTGATTATGGATACCATATTATTAAAGTGGTAGAAAAGAAGGATGCCGCAGAGGCGAAATATGAGGATCATAAAGAAGAAATTAAAGCAACCCTAATAGATCAAAAACTGCAAACGGAGTATACCTCTTGGTTAGAGGATAAAAAAGCAGATGCCGATATAAAAAAATATTAA
- a CDS encoding small acid-soluble spore protein P: MNKNDGKDMRKNAPKGGNSGQPEPLSGSHKVKNRNHTRQKHNQHHDM; the protein is encoded by the coding sequence ATGAACAAAAACGATGGGAAAGATATGCGAAAGAACGCTCCAAAAGGTGGCAACAGCGGCCAACCAGAGCCTTTAAGCGGTTCTCATAAAGTTAAAAACCGAAACCACACAAGACAAAAACATAACCAACATCACGACATGTAG
- a CDS encoding HAMP domain-containing sensor histidine kinase has translation MKLKLRYIYQLFISHLSILIVAFLILSIIFTNYVENYVYKNKAEELTNYGENILRQFDRMQVGSRQILNQYSSLLKARQIDFIIFDNEGRVVYPDFGKIPRIELKESEWKVITEGETLVVKRDTRYDSDVSLVGVPYMKEGNFLGGILLFSPVKGSREMISQINDYLLYTVIISLSVTLLMSWILSKIHVRRIQGIRDATSMVSTGNYDVKLPSSSFDEIGELANDFNEMVGKLKSSSNEIDSLENRRRQFMADVSHEMRTPLTTISGVIEGMRSRMISDEDKEKGINLVSKETKRLIRLVNENLDYEKIRSNQIKLMKEEIQLDELLEIIRETLLFQAEEKNNQIVVEVEPGTVVHADYDRMIQILINITKNSIQFTNNGHIWLRGKTAENQTIIEIEDSGIGIPPEEIESIWRRFYKADLSRKNNQYGEFGLGLSIVKQLVQLHDGEITVHSQQGQGTKFVIIIPNKKM, from the coding sequence ATGAAGCTTAAGCTCAGGTATATTTATCAGCTTTTTATTAGCCATCTTAGTATTCTTATCGTCGCTTTCCTTATCTTGAGCATCATCTTTACCAATTATGTTGAGAATTATGTTTATAAAAACAAAGCAGAAGAGCTTACTAACTATGGTGAAAATATTCTGAGGCAATTTGACCGAATGCAGGTTGGAAGCAGACAAATATTAAATCAATATAGCTCGCTTTTAAAGGCGAGGCAGATTGATTTTATCATTTTTGATAATGAAGGAAGAGTCGTTTATCCTGACTTCGGCAAAATTCCGAGAATTGAATTAAAAGAGAGTGAATGGAAAGTCATTACTGAAGGAGAAACCCTCGTTGTGAAGCGGGACACAAGATACGATTCTGATGTTTCCCTTGTTGGAGTTCCATACATGAAAGAGGGCAATTTTCTAGGCGGAATTTTGCTATTCTCTCCCGTAAAGGGTTCACGTGAAATGATTAGTCAAATCAATGACTATTTGCTTTATACCGTTATCATTTCATTATCTGTTACGTTGTTGATGAGTTGGATTCTCTCAAAAATTCATGTTCGAAGAATCCAAGGTATTCGTGATGCCACCTCGATGGTCTCAACTGGAAATTATGATGTGAAGCTGCCATCGTCTAGCTTTGATGAAATTGGTGAGCTTGCTAATGACTTTAATGAAATGGTTGGAAAATTAAAAAGTTCAAGCAACGAAATCGATAGTTTAGAAAATCGGAGACGGCAATTCATGGCTGATGTTTCCCATGAAATGCGGACACCGTTAACCACTATCAGCGGTGTCATTGAAGGAATGCGAAGCAGAATGATCTCTGACGAGGATAAGGAAAAAGGGATTAACCTCGTAAGCAAAGAAACCAAACGATTAATTCGACTAGTCAATGAAAATCTTGATTATGAAAAAATTCGTTCAAATCAAATTAAATTAATGAAGGAAGAAATACAATTAGATGAATTACTAGAAATTATTCGGGAAACTCTTCTGTTCCAGGCTGAAGAGAAAAATAACCAAATAGTCGTAGAGGTAGAACCTGGAACAGTTGTCCATGCAGATTATGACCGTATGATTCAAATCTTAATAAATATTACGAAAAACAGTATTCAATTCACAAATAATGGACATATTTGGTTGCGCGGAAAAACAGCAGAAAATCAAACAATTATTGAAATTGAAGATAGTGGAATTGGGATACCTCCAGAGGAGATCGAATCGATTTGGCGGAGGTTTTACAAAGCAGATTTGTCTCGTAAAAATAATCAATATGGTGAATTTGGTTTAGGCTTGTCGATCGTAAAACAGCTCGTCCAGTTACACGATGGAGAGATTACTGTTCACAGTCAACAAGGGCAAGGGACAAAGTTTGTCATCATCATCCCAAATAAGAAAATGTAA